In Clostridiaceae bacterium, a single genomic region encodes these proteins:
- a CDS encoding prolyl oligopeptidase family serine peptidase, producing MTGSIGRKFKLECNGRLIPCELLEPETITGKPFLLINLTGTAHGAIYEDPFIQPAIPFVEAGHRVISFDIPCHGERIDERYGSEIAGLRKMYVASENVFEQMAEECSCVVDYIIKQGLAESGQIAICGCSRGGYMALRAFASDKRIAAASAISPVTDWRCLLEFERERNSVALARERLLNYVDGMAGRPIYMAIGNNDTRVSTESCKELYEAIRKCNRKSGLDDSVAELTITNDPGHTLSTEYRRKCGEFLLHWLEKVN from the coding sequence GTGACTGGTAGCATAGGTAGAAAATTTAAACTGGAATGCAATGGCAGGTTAATTCCCTGTGAATTATTAGAGCCGGAAACAATAACTGGGAAACCGTTTCTACTGATTAATTTAACAGGTACGGCTCATGGAGCAATTTACGAAGATCCCTTTATTCAGCCTGCAATTCCTTTTGTTGAAGCCGGCCATCGAGTCATAAGCTTTGACATCCCGTGCCACGGTGAACGTATAGATGAGAGATATGGAAGTGAAATAGCAGGCTTACGTAAAATGTATGTTGCCAGTGAAAATGTATTTGAACAAATGGCTGAGGAATGTAGCTGTGTAGTAGACTATATTATAAAGCAAGGATTGGCTGAGTCAGGACAAATAGCTATATGTGGTTGTTCCAGGGGTGGATATATGGCGCTTAGGGCATTTGCTTCAGACAAGCGAATTGCAGCGGCTAGTGCAATATCACCTGTGACCGATTGGCGGTGTTTATTAGAGTTCGAGAGAGAACGAAACAGCGTTGCTCTTGCCCGGGAAAGGCTATTAAACTACGTAGATGGTATGGCTGGCCGTCCTATCTATATGGCAATAGGAAATAATGATACACGTGTCAGCACCGAAAGCTGCAAAGAACTATATGAAGCAATTAGAAAATGCAATAGGAAGTCAGGACTTGATGATAGCGTTGCTGAACTTACTATAACTAACGATCCCGGCCACACCCTTTCAACTGAATACCGCAGAAAATGCGGGGAGTTTCTGCTTCACTGGCTTGAAAAGGTTAATTAG
- a CDS encoding mandelate racemase/muconate lactonizing enzyme family protein has product MIIKDVKTVLLTGPCTYDPYLSEARKRRSAAFIEIHTDTELIGIGETYAGYFCPEIVPEIVEFFKPILIGQKVDNISELWNRMYHCGNFWCRVGLGVVVLNGIEAALWDLKGKMYNLPVYELLGSRKHDALPCYATGGPSNYPKEKLASKIEFYLSLGFKGFKLGAGYHSEEGSYMPSSPNEAAEFEADKIEFVRSLVGKDIKIMMDGHMGNNPVKTWDLGIAKAVMKALEPYDLFFFEEPLHYTDPWGYAELCKSTTIPIAGGECLTASYEWRVFVEKDCFDIGQPDASFTGGLGEFMKVAAMLESRGRKIATHSWGAGGSFMQNIHCGFACANTAILEIAPAYGPLHSEIIGDSFIMKDGMVLPPEKPGLGITLTDEIKNKYPFIPGSGEFNSVPGKILRD; this is encoded by the coding sequence ATGATTATAAAAGATGTAAAAACAGTATTGCTGACAGGGCCATGCACTTATGATCCGTATTTAAGTGAAGCCAGAAAACGAAGGAGTGCAGCTTTCATTGAGATTCATACAGATACTGAACTTATAGGGATAGGTGAAACCTATGCCGGGTATTTTTGCCCTGAGATAGTACCTGAAATAGTAGAATTTTTTAAACCGATACTCATTGGACAGAAGGTCGATAATATTTCAGAACTATGGAACAGAATGTACCACTGCGGGAATTTCTGGTGCAGGGTAGGACTTGGCGTTGTTGTCCTGAATGGAATTGAAGCTGCTTTATGGGATTTGAAGGGTAAAATGTACAATCTTCCGGTTTACGAGTTATTAGGAAGCCGGAAGCATGATGCCCTTCCTTGCTATGCGACAGGAGGACCAAGTAATTATCCTAAAGAGAAACTTGCTTCAAAAATTGAATTTTATCTGTCCTTAGGATTCAAAGGATTTAAACTTGGAGCAGGATATCACAGTGAAGAAGGCTCATATATGCCTTCATCACCAAATGAAGCAGCTGAGTTTGAAGCAGATAAAATAGAATTTGTGAGATCCCTTGTTGGCAAAGATATTAAGATAATGATGGATGGGCATATGGGCAACAATCCAGTAAAGACCTGGGATTTGGGAATCGCAAAGGCAGTTATGAAGGCTCTTGAACCTTATGACCTGTTCTTTTTTGAAGAACCATTGCATTATACAGACCCCTGGGGATATGCTGAGTTGTGCAAAAGCACTACAATACCTATTGCAGGGGGAGAATGCCTGACGGCTAGCTACGAGTGGAGAGTATTTGTTGAAAAGGACTGCTTTGACATAGGGCAGCCTGACGCCTCTTTCACCGGAGGTCTGGGTGAATTTATGAAAGTGGCTGCCATGCTTGAAAGCAGGGGGAGGAAAATTGCCACCCATTCCTGGGGAGCAGGAGGATCCTTTATGCAGAATATACACTGTGGTTTCGCCTGTGCAAATACTGCAATACTTGAAATAGCTCCTGCTTATGGACCTCTTCACAGCGAAATTATAGGAGATTCATTTATTATGAAAGATGGCATGGTGCTGCCTCCTGAGAAGCCAGGGCTTGGAATAACCCTAACAGATGAGATAAAGAACAAATATCCTTTTATTCCGGGCAGCGGTGAATTCAACAGTGTGCCTGGAAAAATCCTGAGAGATTGA
- a CDS encoding D-2-hydroxyacid dehydrogenase, with protein sequence MKNILIDVKVDKQRLEELKKIPGVNVEVIDFKEERRYISPDILSGKHILFCTYPPENFNDLDSLELIQINSAGYTQLFNLGLVERGIRACNAQGVFDVPIAEWSIAMMVNLARDLRGMIRNQEARVWDRSARFQNEIRGSIVGIWGYGAIGREIARLAKAFGLKVYSMDRDIPSKTAKANVYRVGGTGDPEGILPDKIFISGQEEEFLKELDFLVITMPLTNNTKGLVGEKELKMLPKTAYVLNPARGPIIQEEALLKALREGWIAGAALDTHYYYPIPADHPLWSFPNVIMTPHISGSSLSNHFVERTWDIFIQNVKRFLSGEPLLNELTTRQLSGE encoded by the coding sequence TTGAAGAACATACTTATTGATGTAAAAGTTGATAAACAAAGGCTTGAAGAATTGAAGAAGATACCTGGGGTAAATGTTGAAGTAATTGATTTCAAGGAAGAACGCCGTTATATATCTCCAGATATCCTGAGCGGCAAGCATATACTATTTTGCACATATCCTCCTGAGAATTTTAATGATTTAGATTCTCTTGAGCTGATACAAATCAATTCGGCAGGTTACACCCAGCTTTTTAATCTTGGACTGGTGGAAAGGGGAATTCGAGCCTGCAATGCCCAGGGGGTATTTGATGTTCCCATTGCTGAATGGAGCATAGCCATGATGGTAAACCTGGCCAGGGATTTAAGAGGCATGATAAGAAATCAGGAAGCCAGGGTCTGGGACAGGTCTGCGAGATTTCAGAATGAAATTAGAGGTTCTATTGTGGGAATCTGGGGATATGGGGCCATTGGAAGGGAAATCGCAAGGCTTGCCAAAGCCTTTGGCCTGAAGGTTTATTCAATGGACAGGGATATCCCGTCTAAGACTGCGAAAGCAAATGTATACCGGGTAGGAGGAACCGGAGACCCTGAAGGAATATTACCGGACAAGATATTTATTAGCGGGCAGGAAGAGGAATTCCTGAAGGAACTTGATTTTCTCGTAATTACAATGCCCCTTACAAATAACACAAAAGGGCTGGTCGGTGAAAAAGAATTAAAAATGCTCCCGAAGACAGCATACGTTCTAAATCCTGCCCGGGGTCCGATAATACAGGAAGAGGCGTTGTTGAAAGCTCTAAGGGAAGGCTGGATTGCCGGGGCTGCACTGGACACCCATTACTATTACCCTATACCGGCTGACCATCCTCTGTGGAGTTTTCCCAATGTGATTATGACACCTCATATTTCAGGATCGTCCCTCAGCAACCATTTTGTTGAACGTACATGGGATATCTTTATACAGAATGTAAAGAGGTTTTTATCAGGAGAACCTTTGCTAAATGAGCTGACAACAAGGCAGCTTAGTGGAGAGTAA